The DNA segment GGGTGTCGTCCGAGAGATATATTACTACCTAACCTCAACTCGTTTAATCCTCAATCAAAAAAGCTTTAATTTTAGGTTCGTCAATTTTATACGCATATGCGACAAGACATGCTAAAATATTGACGAAAGCGTTTATAGGCTACTTGTTAGTTATAGTTCGATAGTCACTAAAACTCGCCGTTAATTATTCTTTTGAAATCAGGTATCTTTGTCTTCTTGCCCTGATAGGTACTTTGGTTTACCGCCTCAAAAAGGGCGTTCAGGGTTTCGTCAATTCTTTCTTTTGCTATCTCGTCGGGGCTTTTATCGGCTAAAGCTTTGTTCATTTGGGCAAATATCCTGTTCAAAGTTTCATTTATCTCTTCTTTATCAGCCGTTTTTGCCTGTTCGTCTTCTTTACTGAGTACAACCATTTTTAAACTCCATAAAACTTATACTATTCAAGCGGATAAAAATAAGCCCCCGTTATTTAGAGGGCTTGTTTTTTATAGGTAGGACTAGAATTCTTCCCAGTCATCATCATATTTTCCGGATATAGGTGTAACTTTTTCCGGCTTTGCCGGAGGGGATTTGGCAGCCTGAGCTTTTGGTTTTGACTGGGACATAGCCGAAGGCTTGCTTGCAACTTTCGCCGAAGACCTGCCCATAGATGCTACCTTAGCAGTAGCGTGCATTTGTCCTTCATCAGCTTCTTCAATCCTAAAGAACGATATCAACTCTTCAAGACCGTAAGCTTGATCCACAAGGGATTGTGCCGCTGCCGTATTTTCTTCTACCAATGCAGCATTTTGCTGTGTCATCTCGTCCATTTGAGCAACTGCGGAGTTTATCTCCTCAATACCTGTTGCCTGCTGGGAGCTTGCCGAGGCTATCTCTGAAATTATAGCAGCAACTTCTGCAACCGAACCGACTATTTCTTTTAATGTTTCTCCCGCCTGATTTACCAGTTCGGAACCGCTCTTAACCTGATCGGAGCTTTCATTTATCAGCGTTTTGATATCTTTTGAAGCCGCCGCAGAACGCCCGGCTAATGAACGCACCTCGGAGGCTACGACCGCAAAGCCCTTGCCTGCATCTCCGGCTCTTGCCGCCTCAACCGCCGCATTTAGTGCAAGAAGATTGGTCTGGAAAGCTATGTCATCTATAACATTGATGATATCGGATATTTTTTGTGATGATTCCGTAATACCGCCCATAGCAGTTACAACCTCGCTTACAACATTTCCGCCTTTAGTAGCGACATTCTTGGCACTTTCGGCAAGGCTATTGGCATTATTGGAATTTTCGGTGTTCTGCCTTACCGCACCTGTTATCTGCTCCATAGAGGCTGCCGTTTCTTCTAAAGTAGATGCCTGCTGTTCGGTACGCTCGGATAAGTCCTTACTGCCTGAGGATATCTCACTAGATGCGGAGTTGACCGAACTTGCGGATTCCTTGATTCTACCTACTATCGAGCGTAACTGGTTTATAGTGCCGTTAACAGATTCCTTTATCTCATTAAACATTCCTTCATATTCACCGTTAATCTGCTCGGTAAGGTCACCTTTGGAAAGCGATTTAAGTACGCCCACCGTTTCCGTCAAGCCTCTGTGCGATACCTCGCCGATCTCATTAATGCCTTTAGAAAGATTCAGCATAAATCCTTCCTTGCCTTCTAAAGATAATCTTTGTGTAAAATCACCTTTGGTAGTAGCGTCTACAACCTGCTTGACTTCTTCTTCGACAGCCAGTTCTAAAGTTATATCATTCCATTCGACAACTGTTCCAAGACGCTCACCTTTTTTGCCGAAAACAGGGTTAGCTATCAAAGAGAATGTACGTCCGCCAACTTTAATAGATGTTCTGTAAGTTGAGCTTAACTTTTCAAGCATAGATTTTTGATGCTCGGGATTTGCGTGGAAGATATCGATATTAGAGCCGACCACCGTATCAACATCGAATTTAGGCAAATCTTTTCTGATATCCGATTCCGCCTTTCTCAGCATTCCGCCTACGGCATCGTTCATGTATATGATATTGTTTTTCTCGTCAGCAAGCATTACGTTGGAAGTTACACTATCCAGTGATGTCTGAATGCGTGCGGAACGCATTTGTTCATCACGCAAGTGAGTTACGTCTACGGCAAACTTAACAACTTTGAATACTTTGCCGTTATTATCTAAAACAGGGTTGTAAGTTGCTTGAATCCATATTTCCTTGCTGCCTTTGCCATAACGGACATACTGGTCGGCAGCAAATTCACCCTTGCCTAATTTTTCCCAGAATTCTTTGTATTCGGAGGATTTAACATATTCCGGATCAACGAAAATACTATGGTGTTTACCTTTTATTTCATCTAAGCCGTAGCCCATAGCACCACAGAAATTCTCATTGGCATGTAGTATGTAGCCTTTAGGGTCAAATTCAATACATGCCTGAGAGCGGTTAAGTGCGTCAATCTGCCCCTGACTGTTTACAAGCCTCTCGTCTAAAGCCCTTTGCTTGGTAACGTCTTTCCATTCTACAACAGTTCCTGCTCGCTTACCGTTTAAAATAACAGGATTGGCTATCAGGTCAAATATACGACCGCCGACATTAATCGAAGTATTATAGGTACTTTTCAGGCTATCAAGCATGCCACGTTGGTGAGCAGGATTCTTATGGAATGAATCTATATTCACGCCTATAATTTTTTTGATATCAAAGGACGGCAGGTCTTTTTTGATATCAGACTCAGCTTCGGTCATCATTTTCATAAGTTCGGGATTCAGGTATATGATGTTGTAATTTTCATCAGCTATCATAACCTGCGAAGAAACGCTTTCTAATGTTTGTTCCTTCCTTTGTTGCTCCATTAATGTCGCATCAATAGAATCTTTAGTTATTTTGGCAACCGCTATTGCTAGAATAAGCCCCACAAGAACCAATATATTCTCCATGCCCCATTCGGACTGTGGGTTGAGCATTGACGCGAAGGTGTTAAATTCCGAAAAGACAAACATTCCTATAATAAAACAGAATGCAATTAAGACTCTTTGGCTAACTGAAAGTTTTTTTAGATTAGACATTGTATTTTCCTCTTTTTACATAAAAGTTAATTTTGTTGTTAATTGTCCGAGGTGGTTTGCTCCTGAGGAACATCAGCCTTACTCGCAATTTTTTCAGCTTCACAAAGCATGTTAGAGTCAAATAAATTTTCAATATTCAGTATGACAACCATCTTATCGTCAGACTGAATCAATCCGTCGACATAATTTTCATCAATATTGGTATCCATTTTAGGAGCGGATTTTATCTGTTCTACAGAAACCGTCAGAATGTCGGAAACCGCATCAACCAGCACCCCTATCAAACGCTGATTAACGGCTATTATTATAACTACATTTTTTTCATTAGGCTCCGTCGTCCCCATTTCAAACCTATGGCGGAGGTCAAAAATAGGAATAACCACACCACGTAAATTTATAACACCTTTCATAAATGGAGGGGAATTAGGAAGTACAGTAGGCTTGCTCCAACCTTTGATCTCACGAATAGTCATTAAAGATACGCCGTATTCTTCCTTTTCGACCTTAAATGTTAGAAATTGTTTTGAATCGGCATTTTCCTGACCTGCATCCAATCCATCGTTATTTGATTGTTTTTCACTTTTCATTATAAATATTCCTATACATTAAGAATTCCACAAATGACATAAAGAATAATTTCTTACGGTAATTTAAATTATCGCCTATAATGCTCAACTTATAATTTAAATACAAGTATAATTTTATATCATTGGTAAAAATTTTGATATTAATTAAAAAGATATAAATATCGGTAAAAAAATTAGGATTTTTTATTCGATAGTAAAACTAATATGGCTTAAAACTAAAAAAACGAAGTAAATGCTTGCTTTTTAGTATTTTAGGCGATATCAAAAATGTTAGGCGTTTTTTTGCCTAGTAAATTCAACAATAATAAAGGATTTTTTAAAAATGAATAAAGAGCAATTAACAGCTGCAATAGCTAATAAAACTGGTAGCACTAAAAAAGAAGCACAGGATTTTTTAGATGCTTATATAGAAGTACTTACTGATGCACTTGCCGATAACGATAACGGCATTCAACTTGCAGGTTTCGGCAGCCTTACCGTAAAAGACCGTAAAGCTACCACAGGAAGAAACCCTAGAACAGGCGAAGTTATCCAGATTCCGGCTAAGAAAGTTGTTAAATTTTCTCCTGCTAAAAAACTTAAAGATGCCGTTAACGGTTAATTTAAGCTTTTAAGGTGAATATGAAAAAGACCCTGAATTTAAGGGTCTTTTTTTGTATTTTTCAATGGTTGAGAAGCCGTAGTCAAAAAACTACTCTCCCCTTGAGGGAGAGTTAAAAACACGAAAGTGTTTTTGTGAGGGGTAGAAACTAGCAAGTATTTGTTATACCTGCATGTGTCGCCACCTCCTTAAAACTAACCCTCCACCGTACACGGGAGAGTTGGTAAAAAGAACTCAAATTTGAACTTTGCTCCCTCTCCCTTAGGGAGAGGGTTGGGGTGAGGGAGCTTTAAAATAAGCACTTTAATTGCAAGTCCTTGTTTTTATTAAAAGTCCTCTCCCTCATCCTAACCTTCTCCCAAAGGGAGAAGGGACTAAATTTTATAATGCCTTACCACTTTTGCAGAGGCTTCTATAATAATTCAAGTCTTTTTATTATTTAGATTCTGAGAATATATACTTTTGCAAAAATCGCACTGAAGTCTTTAATTATCAATATTCGCTTCGGGCTTGTAGTCAAGAATGCTTATGTTGCTATCGTGGTCGCAATTATACATCATTCTCATTTTTTGCTTTATATCATCTGATGCGATTCCTTCACCCTGTTCTAAAACAATGCCGTAATCCTCGGCATCGAAATTACCGCATTTTATTGCCTTTTGAAATTCCGGCATCTGATCTTGCCTGACTGCTATATATAAATACGACTTCTGCCCCGATTCATCTTTGTAAACCAGATAATTTACACAATAGGTTTTATTTTTTACCAGACTGCTAGGTATATTTCTCATTTTTAATGAATTAGTTAATAGTGAAAAAAATCTTAGCCAGTATATCAGTATAAGCCACAAGTTTCAACTAAAAGGTTTGTATATAGATGTATTTTAACGTGTTATGCCGTTATCTGTTTCTTGCCAGTTATTTCTTGCGTGTAAACTTTCAACTGCACCGGTTTGTTTTTGTTCCTTTACGTCATTATTCCTGAAAGCTTTTTGAGCTGACATTACGTTGCTTAAATTTTTACCAGATATTTCTTTTACTACTACACTGGATTCTTTTAGATTAACTTCCCCAACAAAAAAATTGTTTGCAGCCATATGATTCATCTCCTGTCCCCTCCCTTGATAGAGGGCAATAATTATAATATTATACAATAAAAAAGACTCAGTGTCACTTAAAAAGCTCACCTTGGTTAATAAGTTAGTGTTTATTGTTAAAATAATGCATTACCCACTATTTTTATGATAATCAAGAATTATTGAACAAATATTACAACTTTAAATTAATTGTTGTAATAATATGTTTTTTTGATATTTTCCGTTACAAATGTTTATTAATAGATGGTCAAATGTCTGAAATTATAGCCATAGCTACAGATCATGCGGGTTTTGAGCTAAAAGAGATCTTAAAAGAAGAATTGCACAAATCAGGCTATGAAGTTCTGGACTTGGGAACTAATAGCAAAGATTCTGTTGATTATACGGATTATGGGTATAAATTGGCGGAGCAGGTTGCGGTGAATAAATGCAACTTCGGTGTGGCAATATGTGGAAGCGGCATAGGGATAAGCATAGCGGCAAACAGGAATAAAAATATAAGAGCCGCACTATGCCATAATGTGGAAATGGCAAAATTGGCAAGACAACATAACGATGCTAACGTTCTGGTGTTGGGTGCCAGATTTGTAAGTTTAAATGATGCAAAGGAATGTTTGAAAGCTTTTCTTACTACGGGGTTTGAAGGTGGCAGGCATAAAAAAAGAGTAGAAAAGCTCAGCGGTATATAATTATAAGAAAGTGTAGTTATTCGATTCTTATTATTAAACTATTATTAAAGGAATTATTTTAATGTCAAACTTAGCGGAAAAAATTATGCACAATAAAAATGAAACTTTTTTTGAAGGACATTTAAAAGACACCGATAAGGAAATATTCAATGCCATTGAAGGTGAACTTGGTCGTCAGCAAAATCAGATAGAACTGATAGCTTCGGAGAATATTACCAGCCGTTCGGTGATAGAAGCACAAGGCTCTATATTCACTAATAAATACGCAGAAGGATATCCGGGTAAGAGATATTACGGCGGATGTGAATTTGCCGATCAAGTAGAGCAAATCGCTATTGACAGGGCTTGTGAGCTTTTTGATTGTACATATGCTAACATACAGCCTAATTCAGGCTCTCAGGCTAATCAGGGAGTGTTTTTGGCTTTGCTACGGCCCGGTGATACTATTTTAGGATTGTCACTTGCTTCGGGCGGTCACCTTACTCACGGCGCAGCCCCGAATATGTCGGGTAAATGGTTTAACTCGGTTCAGTACGGTGTGCGTGAAGATAACGCCCTGATAGATTATGATGAAGTTGAAAAACTTGCCAAAGAAAACAAACCTAAGCTTATTATAGCAGGCTGTTCGGCATATCCTAGAGTTATAGACTGGGCAAGATTCCGCAAGATAGCCGATGAAGTGGGTGCGTTTTTAATGGTCGATATGGCTCACGTGGCAGGTCTGGTTGCCGCAGGTACTTATCCAAGCCCGTTACCGCACGCACATGTGGTAACTACTACGACACATAAAACATTGCGTGGTCCTCGCGGCGGTCTTATCCTTTCAAAATTCCCTGATACTGTGGTGCGTAAAACCCCTACAGGCAAGGATATTACTTTGGGTAATGCTATTAATTCGTCAATTTTCCCCGGATTGCAGGGTGGGCCTTTGGTGCATGTTATGGCGGCAAAAGCGGTAGCTTTGAAAGAATGTATGACTGAAAGTTTCAAAAAATACGGTAAAGCGGTTATAGATAATGCACGTGCTTTGGCTGAGGTTCTAGTCGAGCGTGGTACCGATATCGTAAGCGGCGGAACAGACAGCCATGTTGTGCTGGTTGATCTGCGTCCTAAAGGAGTTACCGGCAAAGAAGCGGAAGAATCGCTAGAGCGTGCCGGATTGACATGCAACAAGAATGCTATTCCTTTTGACCCTGAGTCCCCGTTTGTTACTTCCGGTGTACGTCTTGGCACTCCTGCCGGTACTACAAGAGGTTTCGGTCTTGAGGAGTTCAAGCTTATCGGTAACCTTATAGGTGATGTGCTTGACGGACTTGCTAAGAATAAAGCTAATAACAGCGAGACCGAACAAAAAGTTAAAAAACAGGTTGAAGAGCTTTGTGCTAAATTCCCTATCTATTCTGAAATAGGATAGCAAGGTTAGTGAGAAAGTATCAAAAGTTTATAGCGAGTAATAGCTTTTTTACTTTTTTACCATTTAACTTTTATACTAAATAAAGAGGTAGGTATGCGTTGTCCATTTTGCGGTAATGAAGATACTCAGGTCAAGGATTCACGCCCGTCTGAAGAAGGTGTTTCTATAAGGCGGCGTAGATATTGCACAGAGTGTGATTCACGCTTTACTACTTTTGAAAGGGTGCAGCTTAAAGAGCTTGTAGTAGTAAAAAAAGACGGAAAACGCAGACCTTTTGACAGGGATAAGCTGGTAAGTTCCATAAGGGTGGCGGTAAGGAAGCGTCCGATCACCGAAGAACAGGTGGAAATGGCAGTGAACAACATCGTCCGCAATCTGGAAAAAACGGTTGAAAGCGAAGTTGAAAGCGACCGTATAGGCGAAGCCGTTATGGAAGTTCTGGCAGAACTCGACCCCGTTTCATATATCAGGTTCGCATCAGTATATAAAGACTTTACAGGCGTTCAGGACTTTCAGGATTTTGCAGGTACGATAGGTATTATTGTGAAAGAGGAAAAATAGTTTCTGGTGTCGTTTCTTCAGCGTGACAAAGTACATATTTATCGAGCATTAAAGTAAATTCAAATTTACTATGCTATTTATTTACTATGCTATTTATAGTGTTTTTAATTTATGTCTTTATCTGATAATATAAAATTCATACAAGCAGCCAAAGAACATGGTTGCGATGAAAATGAAAAAGAAATTGAAAAAGATTATGAAAGAGGTTAAATATTCATCTAAGAAAGGTGAGGAAAAGAAATGAAAAAAAGTTTTCAAGAGCAATTTAAAAACTTAAAAGAAATTATTGCTGCAAATGTACAAAGTTTAAAAGGATTAATTCAGCAATCAGAAAATCTTTCGGAAATAATTGAAAAGCTGGACGAAACAGAGCCTAAAAGTAAAGAACTGAAAGAGCAATTAGAGCAAATAAAATCTCAATTATCAAAGTCTATTGATGAATTAGTTACGCACACAAGGCAACTTTTTGAAGCGTATGATAAGCTTATTGATGAGGCTTTTAAAAAATAAATGAACTTAAATCTAAAACCGCCTAAGAATTACAAAGATAAAGAAGAAAAGTGGGAAAGCTTATTAAACGAAGTTTCAGTTAGTCTTGCCAAATCGGATGCTAAGTTTGACAAAACAGAGCATATTAATAAATCTAGGTTAGCAATAACAAAGTTATTTCTTAAATGGTATTTCTGCTTAATTGTTTTTGGATTTATATTTAGTGCTGGTTATAATTTTATGGTAGCAAAAATAAACCTTTCGTTATTAACTTCGAATGCAACATCTTTAGATTTTATAGACGTAGGTAATACAGTTGCTTTAATTACGAGTACTCTTAGTAGTGGTGTGGGTTTTGTAATTGGCTATTATTTTAAAAATAAAGACAGCGAATAATCAATATTTAGATATGGGTACGTGTCAGCATATAAATACCTTAATTTACTTTGACAGGATACTTATAGTAATTTCAAACACTATGAATTTCATAGCTAGAGTAAGGTTTTTAATTTATGCCTTTATCAAATCATACAAAATTCATGCAAATAGCTCTTAACCTTTCTAAAAGGGGAGTAGGGTTAACCGCACCTAATCCTACCGTAGGCTGTGTGTTGGTCAGGGAGGGGCAGATAATAGCAACGGGTATTACTGCAAAAGGCGGAAGACCGCATGCAGAATATATTGCACTGCACAAGGCGGGCGATGAGGCAAAGGGAGCAACAGCCTATGTTACCTTGGAGCCATGCAGCCATTATGGCAAAACCCCTCCATGTGCCGATAGTTTAATTAAGTCGGGTGTTACAAGGGTAGTAGTGGCTACTCAGGATAGCTTTGTAAAAGTGTCAGGTGAGGGGATAAAAAAGCTAAAAGATGCAGGCATTGAGGTGGTCACGGGAGTTTGCGAAGAGGACGCAAGAAAGATAAATGAAGGGTTCTTCAGCGTCCATGAGAAGGGCAGACCGTATGTTACGCTGAAACTTGCCACCTGTGCCAACGGCAAAATTGCCGATAAGCTTGGTAACAGCAAGTGGATAACAGGCGAAGATACAAGAGCATACGCCCATTATATCAGGGCGAAGAATGACGCTATCTTAGTGGGTGTGGGAACGGTAATTTCAGATGACCCTATGCTTAATTGCCGTTTAAATGGTATGGAAGACCAAAGCCCTATACGTGTTATAACGGATAACAACCTTCGTACCACGATAGACAGCAAACTAGTCAGGACGGCTAAAGATATCCCTACATATATTATATGCTCTGCCGATGCTGAAAATAAAAATATTGAAAA comes from the Pseudomonadota bacterium genome and includes:
- a CDS encoding methyl-accepting chemotaxis protein, which gives rise to MSNLKKLSVSQRVLIAFCFIIGMFVFSEFNTFASMLNPQSEWGMENILVLVGLILAIAVAKITKDSIDATLMEQQRKEQTLESVSSQVMIADENYNIIYLNPELMKMMTEAESDIKKDLPSFDIKKIIGVNIDSFHKNPAHQRGMLDSLKSTYNTSINVGGRIFDLIANPVILNGKRAGTVVEWKDVTKQRALDERLVNSQGQIDALNRSQACIEFDPKGYILHANENFCGAMGYGLDEIKGKHHSIFVDPEYVKSSEYKEFWEKLGKGEFAADQYVRYGKGSKEIWIQATYNPVLDNNGKVFKVVKFAVDVTHLRDEQMRSARIQTSLDSVTSNVMLADEKNNIIYMNDAVGGMLRKAESDIRKDLPKFDVDTVVGSNIDIFHANPEHQKSMLEKLSSTYRTSIKVGGRTFSLIANPVFGKKGERLGTVVEWNDITLELAVEEEVKQVVDATTKGDFTQRLSLEGKEGFMLNLSKGINEIGEVSHRGLTETVGVLKSLSKGDLTEQINGEYEGMFNEIKESVNGTINQLRSIVGRIKESASSVNSASSEISSGSKDLSERTEQQASTLEETAASMEQITGAVRQNTENSNNANSLAESAKNVATKGGNVVSEVVTAMGGITESSQKISDIINVIDDIAFQTNLLALNAAVEAARAGDAGKGFAVVASEVRSLAGRSAAASKDIKTLINESSDQVKSGSELVNQAGETLKEIVGSVAEVAAIISEIASASSQQATGIEEINSAVAQMDEMTQQNAALVEENTAAAQSLVDQAYGLEELISFFRIEEADEGQMHATAKVASMGRSSAKVASKPSAMSQSKPKAQAAKSPPAKPEKVTPISGKYDDDWEEF
- a CDS encoding chemotaxis protein CheW, whose translation is MKSEKQSNNDGLDAGQENADSKQFLTFKVEKEEYGVSLMTIREIKGWSKPTVLPNSPPFMKGVINLRGVVIPIFDLRHRFEMGTTEPNEKNVVIIIAVNQRLIGVLVDAVSDILTVSVEQIKSAPKMDTNIDENYVDGLIQSDDKMVVILNIENLFDSNMLCEAEKIASKADVPQEQTTSDN
- a CDS encoding HU family DNA-binding protein, with the translated sequence MNKEQLTAAIANKTGSTKKEAQDFLDAYIEVLTDALADNDNGIQLAGFGSLTVKDRKATTGRNPRTGEVIQIPAKKVVKFSPAKKLKDAVNG
- the rpiB gene encoding ribose 5-phosphate isomerase B; the protein is MSEIIAIATDHAGFELKEILKEELHKSGYEVLDLGTNSKDSVDYTDYGYKLAEQVAVNKCNFGVAICGSGIGISIAANRNKNIRAALCHNVEMAKLARQHNDANVLVLGARFVSLNDAKECLKAFLTTGFEGGRHKKRVEKLSGI
- a CDS encoding serine hydroxymethyltransferase — its product is MHNKNETFFEGHLKDTDKEIFNAIEGELGRQQNQIELIASENITSRSVIEAQGSIFTNKYAEGYPGKRYYGGCEFADQVEQIAIDRACELFDCTYANIQPNSGSQANQGVFLALLRPGDTILGLSLASGGHLTHGAAPNMSGKWFNSVQYGVREDNALIDYDEVEKLAKENKPKLIIAGCSAYPRVIDWARFRKIADEVGAFLMVDMAHVAGLVAAGTYPSPLPHAHVVTTTTHKTLRGPRGGLILSKFPDTVVRKTPTGKDITLGNAINSSIFPGLQGGPLVHVMAAKAVALKECMTESFKKYGKAVIDNARALAEVLVERGTDIVSGGTDSHVVLVDLRPKGVTGKEAEESLERAGLTCNKNAIPFDPESPFVTSGVRLGTPAGTTRGFGLEEFKLIGNLIGDVLDGLAKNKANNSETEQKVKKQVEELCAKFPIYSEIG
- the nrdR gene encoding transcriptional regulator NrdR produces the protein MRCPFCGNEDTQVKDSRPSEEGVSIRRRRYCTECDSRFTTFERVQLKELVVVKKDGKRRPFDRDKLVSSIRVAVRKRPITEEQVEMAVNNIVRNLEKTVESEVESDRIGEAVMEVLAELDPVSYIRFASVYKDFTGVQDFQDFAGTIGIIVKEEK
- the ribD gene encoding bifunctional diaminohydroxyphosphoribosylaminopyrimidine deaminase/5-amino-6-(5-phosphoribosylamino)uracil reductase RibD — encoded protein: MPLSNHTKFMQIALNLSKRGVGLTAPNPTVGCVLVREGQIIATGITAKGGRPHAEYIALHKAGDEAKGATAYVTLEPCSHYGKTPPCADSLIKSGVTRVVVATQDSFVKVSGEGIKKLKDAGIEVVTGVCEEDARKINEGFFSVHEKGRPYVTLKLATCANGKIADKLGNSKWITGEDTRAYAHYIRAKNDAILVGVGTVISDDPMLNCRLNGMEDQSPIRVITDNNLRTTIDSKLVRTAKDIPTYIICSADAENKNIEKSGVEILRCKADVNVEEAVRILAAKGITRLMVEGGSKVAASFIKANVVDELIWMQAKKEIDEDGIDAIEAMDIKKIAEEKFEKISELQMENDKVTLYNSIKTR